In the Arachis ipaensis cultivar K30076 chromosome B10, Araip1.1, whole genome shotgun sequence genome, one interval contains:
- the LOC110267436 gene encoding uncharacterized protein LOC110267436, giving the protein MHSLQKQRSLLFQYLRSSPNSNNIIHNSKMILSSSSLLLASNFSSTAGKVIPCKVRTTNISTHIRTRSIWFTRVVSIDFGPFSIPTPCIPHYVKYLILAQRKD; this is encoded by the exons ATGCATAGTCTTCAGAAGCAACGAAGTTTATTATTTCAGTACCTGCGTTCATCACCAAACAGCAACAATATTATTCATAATTCAAAAATGattctttcatcttcttctttattATTAGCCTCTAACTTTTCTTCCACTGCAGGCAAGGTCATTCCTTGCAAAG TGCGTACCACCAATATTTCCACGCATATTAGGACACGAAGCATCTGG tTTACGCGGGTCGTTTCAATAGATTTCGGTCCGTTTTCTATCCCTACTCCATGCATACCGCACTATGTTAAATATTTGATCTTGGCACAGAGAAAAGATTGA